A single genomic interval of Candidatus Bipolaricaulis anaerobius harbors:
- a CDS encoding bifunctional phosphoglucose/phosphomannose isomerase — protein sequence MAEHGRKRSWQELAPLDRGGMAEALAGFPVQCREGLALGEGVPLDGLAGFSRVVALGMGGSGIAGALLTTLLPVEVVPVRDYTLPGWIGEESLAIALSYSGDTEETLSAFDEARTRTKRAVAVTSGGELGARCSANGIPWIRIPPGHQPRAALGYLLFPLLGLFRRLGLIPDLGEALAILDELARELAPGGEENEAQRLAQRLAGRVPLAYGAGPTAPVAVRWKTQVNENAKAPAFWAELPELCHNEVVGYELMGRLLPQGTVVFLRSRHDHPRVARRIAILEEILTNRGLDWIEVSGRGEGLPAELLSLLYLGDWTSYYLALLGGVDPTPVAIIRDLKDRLSR from the coding sequence ATGGCGGAGCATGGGAGGAAGAGGAGCTGGCAGGAACTGGCCCCCCTCGACCGGGGGGGGATGGCCGAGGCCTTGGCCGGGTTCCCCGTCCAATGCCGGGAGGGGCTGGCGCTGGGGGAGGGAGTGCCCCTGGACGGGCTCGCCGGGTTCTCGCGCGTGGTGGCCCTCGGGATGGGCGGATCGGGCATCGCCGGCGCGCTCCTGACGACCCTCCTCCCGGTGGAGGTCGTGCCGGTGCGGGACTACACGCTCCCCGGTTGGATCGGGGAGGAATCGCTCGCCATCGCCCTCTCCTACTCCGGGGACACGGAGGAGACCCTGTCCGCGTTCGACGAGGCACGGACGCGGACGAAGCGCGCGGTGGCGGTGACCTCGGGCGGGGAGCTCGGCGCGCGATGTAGCGCGAACGGCATCCCGTGGATCCGGATCCCGCCTGGCCACCAGCCCCGGGCAGCCCTGGGGTACCTCCTGTTCCCCCTCCTCGGCCTGTTCCGCCGCCTCGGGCTCATCCCTGACCTTGGGGAGGCCCTGGCCATCCTCGACGAGCTCGCCCGTGAGCTCGCCCCGGGAGGGGAAGAGAACGAGGCTCAACGGCTCGCCCAGCGCCTCGCCGGCCGCGTCCCGCTCGCCTACGGGGCAGGGCCCACCGCGCCGGTCGCGGTCCGCTGGAAGACCCAGGTGAACGAGAATGCCAAGGCCCCTGCGTTCTGGGCCGAGCTCCCCGAGCTCTGCCACAACGAGGTCGTGGGGTATGAGCTCATGGGCCGGCTCCTCCCCCAAGGGACCGTGGTCTTCCTCCGCTCCCGGCACGACCACCCACGGGTCGCGCGGCGGATCGCGATCCTCGAGGAGATCCTCACCAACCGGGGCCTCGACTGGATCGAGGTCTCCGGCCGTGGGGAAGGGCTTCCCGCCGAGCTCCTATCCCTCCTCTACCTCGGGGACTGGACGAGCTACTACCTTGCCCTCCTCGGGGGGGTGGACCCGACCCCGGTCGCGATCATCCGCGACCTGAAGGACCGCCTCTCCCGCTAG
- the hutU gene encoding urocanate hydratase, which yields MEKTNARTVRAPRGTNLSCKGWPQEAALRMLMNNLDPEVAGDPANLIVYGGTGKAARSWADFDQIVRSLRELEGDETLVVQSGRAVAVFRTHEDAPRVLIVNAMLVPEWATWEVFRELERQGLTMYGQMTAGSWIYIGTQGILQGTYETLAECARQHFGGTLRGRLVLTAGLGEMGGAQPLAITMNDGVGLIVEINPDKIKRRLSLGQLDTWTDSLDKALSIAREHQEKGEPISIGLLGNAADIYPELLRQGAIPDVVTDQTAAHDELAGYVPGGMAYAEAVALRQRDPQRYIELSYASMVRHVRAMAEMRERGAIVFDYGNALRAQAEKGGLAHETAFSFPGFVQAYIRPMFCAGKGPFRWVALSGDPKDIERTDRAVVELFPRDDGLRRWIQQAEEKVRFQGLPARLCWLGYGERAEAGLLFNDLVRKGEIKAPIVIGRDHLDSGSVASPYRETEGMLDGSDAIADWPILNALLNAVCGATWVSVHHGGGVGIGKSIHAGMVIVADGTAAADRRLERVLTVDPGLGVARHADAGYEQAIAVARERGVRIPRRSMSDRAPHP from the coding sequence ATGGAAAAGACGAACGCGCGGACGGTGCGCGCCCCGCGGGGGACGAACCTCTCCTGCAAGGGATGGCCCCAGGAGGCCGCCCTGCGGATGCTCATGAACAACCTCGACCCCGAGGTGGCCGGCGACCCGGCGAACCTCATCGTGTACGGGGGCACGGGGAAGGCCGCCCGGTCGTGGGCGGACTTCGACCAGATCGTCCGGTCGCTCCGCGAGCTCGAAGGCGACGAGACGCTCGTCGTCCAGTCCGGCCGGGCGGTGGCCGTGTTCCGGACCCACGAGGATGCGCCGCGCGTCCTCATCGTGAATGCGATGCTCGTTCCCGAGTGGGCAACTTGGGAGGTATTCCGGGAGCTCGAGCGGCAGGGGCTCACCATGTACGGGCAGATGACGGCCGGGAGCTGGATCTACATCGGAACCCAGGGGATCCTCCAGGGGACCTACGAGACCCTCGCCGAGTGCGCCCGGCAGCACTTCGGCGGCACCCTCCGCGGGAGGCTCGTCCTCACCGCTGGGCTCGGGGAGATGGGGGGAGCTCAACCGCTGGCGATCACGATGAACGATGGGGTCGGCCTGATCGTGGAGATCAACCCCGACAAGATAAAGCGCCGCCTCTCCCTTGGTCAGCTCGACACCTGGACCGACTCCCTGGACAAGGCTCTCAGCATCGCCCGCGAGCACCAGGAAAAGGGTGAGCCGATCTCCATCGGGCTCCTCGGGAACGCCGCCGACATCTACCCGGAGCTCCTCCGGCAGGGGGCGATCCCGGACGTGGTCACCGATCAGACCGCGGCCCACGACGAGCTCGCGGGGTACGTGCCGGGCGGGATGGCCTACGCCGAGGCCGTTGCCCTGCGTCAGCGCGATCCTCAACGGTACATCGAGCTCTCCTACGCCTCGATGGTCCGCCACGTGCGGGCGATGGCGGAGATGAGGGAGAGGGGGGCGATCGTCTTCGACTACGGGAACGCCCTCCGCGCCCAGGCGGAGAAGGGGGGGCTCGCCCACGAGACCGCCTTCTCCTTCCCCGGGTTCGTCCAGGCCTACATCCGCCCGATGTTCTGCGCGGGGAAGGGGCCGTTTCGGTGGGTGGCGCTCTCCGGCGATCCCAAGGACATCGAGCGCACCGATCGGGCAGTGGTGGAGCTTTTCCCAAGGGACGATGGCCTGCGCCGCTGGATCCAACAGGCGGAGGAGAAGGTGCGGTTCCAGGGGCTTCCGGCGCGGCTGTGCTGGCTCGGGTACGGGGAGCGGGCCGAGGCCGGCCTTCTCTTCAACGACCTCGTCCGGAAGGGGGAGATCAAGGCCCCGATCGTGATCGGCCGGGACCACCTCGACTCCGGATCGGTGGCCTCGCCGTACCGGGAGACCGAGGGGATGCTCGACGGCTCCGACGCCATCGCCGATTGGCCGATCCTGAACGCCCTCCTCAACGCCGTGTGTGGGGCGACGTGGGTGAGCGTGCACCACGGCGGGGGGGTCGGGATCGGGAAGAGCATCCACGCCGGGATGGTGATCGTCGCCGATGGCACCGCGGCCGCCGACCGCCGTCTGGAGCGGGTGCTCACCGTGGATCCCGGCCTCGGGGTCGCCCGCCATGCCGACGCGGGGTACGAGCAGGCGATCGCGGTTGCCCGCGAGCGCGGGGTGCGGATCCCCCGGCGTTCGATGTCGGATCGCGCCCCTCACCCGTAG
- a CDS encoding ABC transporter permease → MLQRLKTLQRYPSAIIGIVVLAMLLTVSIYAVIAIPYGEAIRLWRGGPGVWDDNPRNAAPVWFDWFTGDKLPRTIIVSTADAGVKRVEPIAGGKSRVEITLPFTYNYDRFPSELILNSEAVSESSTRTRFSVFWRTPAGDMVPLATNRAMRATDNYYISQDLNVSSQLPAGTARPEVGLFSDYAVSAPEKERTPVKGNYAVVIQAEIPEGADYNARLVVYGTVHGVAGTDHRRRDLTVALLWGAPLALVFGLAAAVGTSLITFVLSGIGTWYGGALDALFERLTEITMIIPFYPVLIMIGQFYNRSLWIMLGVTIALSIFGGAMKTYRAMFLQAKETPYIEAARAYGAGNMRIVFRYLLPRIVPVLLPTFVTMVPSFVFLEASISVLGLGDPVLPTWGKIINDAQTNDALYKGMYYWVVEPAVLLMVTGFAFSMLGYALDRVFNPRLRTV, encoded by the coding sequence ATGCTTCAGAGGCTGAAGACACTCCAACGCTATCCTTCGGCCATCATCGGGATCGTCGTCCTCGCGATGCTCTTGACCGTTTCCATCTACGCCGTGATCGCCATCCCTTACGGCGAGGCGATCCGCCTGTGGCGCGGCGGGCCCGGGGTATGGGATGACAACCCACGGAACGCAGCCCCAGTCTGGTTCGACTGGTTCACAGGCGACAAGCTGCCGCGGACGATCATCGTCAGCACCGCGGATGCGGGGGTCAAGCGGGTCGAGCCGATCGCGGGAGGGAAGAGCCGCGTCGAGATCACGCTCCCGTTCACGTACAACTACGATCGCTTCCCAAGCGAACTCATCCTCAACTCGGAGGCCGTCTCGGAAAGCAGTACCCGCACGCGGTTCTCCGTCTTCTGGCGAACGCCGGCTGGGGACATGGTTCCCCTCGCCACCAACCGGGCGATGCGGGCCACCGATAACTACTACATCTCCCAGGACCTGAACGTCTCGTCCCAGCTTCCGGCGGGGACGGCGCGACCCGAGGTCGGCCTGTTCTCCGATTACGCCGTTTCGGCCCCCGAGAAGGAACGGACCCCCGTCAAGGGGAACTACGCCGTCGTGATCCAGGCTGAGATCCCCGAAGGGGCGGACTACAACGCGCGCCTCGTCGTGTACGGTACCGTGCACGGCGTGGCGGGGACGGACCACCGGCGGCGCGACCTGACGGTGGCCCTCCTGTGGGGAGCGCCGTTGGCCCTCGTGTTCGGCCTTGCCGCCGCAGTCGGAACCAGCCTGATCACGTTCGTCCTCTCGGGCATCGGCACCTGGTACGGCGGGGCGCTGGACGCCCTGTTTGAGCGGCTCACCGAGATCACGATGATCATCCCGTTCTACCCGGTCCTGATCATGATCGGTCAGTTCTACAATCGGAGCCTGTGGATCATGCTGGGGGTCACCATCGCGCTCAGCATCTTCGGGGGGGCGATGAAGACCTACCGGGCGATGTTCCTCCAGGCCAAGGAAACCCCGTACATCGAAGCCGCCCGAGCCTATGGAGCGGGGAACATGCGGATCGTGTTCCGCTACCTCTTGCCGCGGATCGTCCCCGTCCTGCTCCCCACCTTCGTGACCATGGTCCCCAGCTTCGTCTTCCTCGAGGCGTCCATCTCCGTGCTCGGGCTGGGCGATCCAGTGCTCCCCACGTGGGGGAAGATCATCAACGATGCCCAGACGAACGACGCCCTGTACAAGGGCATGTACTACTGGGTGGTCGAGCCAGCGGTGCTCCTCATGGTGACCGGATTCGCGTTCTCGATGCTCGGTTACGCGCTGGATCGGGTCTTCAACCCGAGGCTGAGGACGGTATGA
- a CDS encoding ABC transporter ATP-binding protein gives MRRRRSIAIIGESGCGKTSLARAILRLLPRNVHTYKGEVYLDGTDVMKLSDEWFRQKVRWTKVSMVSQAAMNALNPVLKVGAQVAEPLIVHERMTKRDALARAREVFRIVGVPEDFLQRYAFELSGGMRQRAIIAMALVTNPTLVILDEPTSALDMLTQANIFNALKDIKNQLEVGFILITHDISTSSDLADEVIVMYAGQLVEHSLSTTAYRAPLHPYARGLMSSVPTLRGDKKLEFIPGQPPSLINPPSGCRFAVRCPQRFERCDQEPPTFTVGEHGELVKCWLHAKE, from the coding sequence ATGCGGCGTCGACGCTCGATCGCCATCATCGGGGAGTCAGGATGCGGGAAAACGTCCCTCGCCCGGGCCATCCTCCGGCTCCTGCCGCGGAACGTCCACACCTACAAGGGGGAGGTCTACCTTGACGGGACGGACGTGATGAAGCTCTCCGATGAGTGGTTCCGGCAGAAGGTGCGCTGGACGAAGGTCAGCATGGTCTCCCAGGCGGCGATGAACGCCCTCAACCCCGTGCTCAAGGTGGGGGCCCAGGTCGCTGAGCCGCTCATCGTCCACGAGCGGATGACGAAGCGGGACGCCCTTGCTCGCGCCCGGGAGGTGTTCCGGATCGTCGGCGTGCCGGAGGACTTCCTCCAGCGCTACGCGTTCGAGCTCTCGGGGGGGATGCGGCAGCGGGCGATCATCGCCATGGCCCTGGTCACCAACCCCACCCTGGTGATCCTCGATGAACCGACCTCCGCCCTCGACATGCTCACCCAGGCCAACATCTTCAATGCCCTCAAGGACATCAAGAACCAACTCGAGGTGGGGTTCATCCTCATCACCCACGACATCTCGACCTCGAGCGACCTCGCCGATGAGGTGATCGTGATGTACGCCGGCCAGCTCGTGGAGCACAGCCTGTCCACCACAGCCTACCGTGCTCCGCTCCACCCCTACGCGCGGGGGCTGATGTCGAGCGTGCCCACGCTCCGCGGGGACAAGAAGCTCGAGTTCATCCCGGGCCAGCCGCCGAGCCTCATCAACCCGCCGAGTGGGTGCCGGTTCGCAGTTCGCTGTCCGCAGCGGTTCGAGCGCTGCGACCAGGAGCCCCCCACCTTCACCGTGGGTGAACACGGGGAGCTCGTGAAGTGCTGGCTCCACGCCAAGGAGTAG
- a CDS encoding ABC transporter permease, which yields MRYSITKAIMLGIALVIALYLTILIVNMGGRLDEVRKAEISFAVSQAVLADPGNAGIPPSELKKQIDARTEIEFRRLGLDKPFLLRSFSYLTTAMSLSLGRAEQLVSDSGSRLVRLIILERLPATLVLFGTANLLIFFTTLWAGLALSRRYGSWVDRVVVTLAPTSAAPGWFYGIFLILIFAAALGVLPWGGMVDAPPPKTTLGYAASVLRHMILPTLAMFLSAFFSSVYARRTFFLIYASEDYVDLAKAKGLPSRAIQNRYILRPTLPTIITSFLLMIIAMWMGAIILETVFNWPGLGRLYMQAVNINDTPTIVGVMVIYGYLLAASVFLLEFIYAIVDPRVRIGAGAKKGV from the coding sequence ATGCGCTACTCCATTACCAAGGCCATCATGCTCGGGATCGCGCTCGTGATCGCGCTCTATCTCACGATCCTCATCGTCAACATGGGCGGGAGGCTCGACGAGGTCCGCAAAGCGGAGATCTCGTTCGCGGTCTCGCAGGCTGTGCTGGCCGATCCCGGCAACGCGGGGATCCCTCCGTCGGAACTGAAGAAGCAGATCGATGCCCGGACGGAGATCGAGTTCCGCAGACTCGGCCTAGATAAACCCTTCCTCCTCCGCAGCTTCAGCTACCTCACGACGGCGATGTCCCTCAGCCTCGGCCGCGCCGAGCAACTCGTGAGCGACAGCGGCTCCCGGCTGGTGAGGCTCATCATCCTCGAGCGCCTCCCCGCAACGCTCGTCCTCTTTGGGACAGCGAACCTCCTCATCTTCTTCACCACCCTGTGGGCCGGGCTTGCCCTGTCACGCCGCTACGGGAGCTGGGTGGACCGGGTGGTGGTGACCCTTGCCCCGACCTCCGCCGCGCCTGGCTGGTTCTACGGGATCTTCCTCATCCTCATCTTCGCCGCGGCCCTGGGGGTGCTGCCGTGGGGAGGCATGGTGGATGCCCCTCCCCCCAAGACGACGCTCGGCTATGCGGCCAGCGTCCTCCGCCACATGATCCTCCCCACGCTGGCCATGTTCCTGAGCGCGTTCTTCTCCTCGGTCTACGCCCGACGGACCTTCTTCCTCATCTACGCAAGCGAGGACTACGTGGACCTCGCCAAGGCGAAGGGGCTCCCCTCCCGGGCGATCCAGAACAGGTACATCCTCCGTCCTACGCTTCCCACGATCATCACCAGCTTCCTCCTCATGATCATCGCGATGTGGATGGGGGCGATCATCCTGGAGACCGTGTTCAACTGGCCCGGTCTGGGCAGACTCTACATGCAAGCCGTCAACATCAACGACACGCCCACCATCGTCGGGGTGATGGTCATCTACGGTTACCTCCTCGCCGCTTCCGTGTTCCTGCTCGAGTTCATCTACGCCATCGTCGACCCGCGGGTGCGGATCGGGGCGGGCGCGAAGAAGGGGGTCTAG
- a CDS encoding NUDIX hydrolase: MTSGSHIAFRGRAISVAVRATPAGRREVVLHPGAAAALVRDRAGRVLLVRQQREGAAGPLWEIPAGVLERGERPLAAAKRELLEETGLTARRWRYLGTVYPTPGYSTERTYLFLAGDPSGEPEARSEVDEVCFLTVAEVERLARSGAGDAKTLAALALAGESP, encoded by the coding sequence GTGACGTCAGGGTCGCACATCGCCTTCCGGGGCCGGGCGATCTCCGTCGCGGTGCGGGCGACCCCGGCCGGGCGGCGGGAGGTCGTGCTCCACCCCGGGGCGGCGGCGGCGCTCGTCCGCGATCGCGCGGGTCGGGTCCTCCTCGTGCGACAGCAGCGCGAGGGGGCCGCCGGTCCGCTGTGGGAGATCCCCGCCGGCGTACTGGAGCGAGGGGAACGACCGCTCGCCGCTGCGAAGCGGGAGCTCCTCGAGGAGACCGGCCTCACCGCCCGCCGCTGGCGCTACCTGGGGACCGTGTACCCCACGCCCGGCTACTCCACCGAGCGAACGTACCTCTTCCTGGCCGGGGATCCGTCCGGGGAGCCGGAGGCCCGGTCGGAGGTGGACGAGGTTTGCTTCCTCACCGTGGCCGAGGTCGAGCGCCTCGCCCGGTCCGGCGCGGGCGATGCCAAGACCCTCGCCGCGCTAGCGCTGGCCGGGGAATCCCCCTGA
- a CDS encoding ABC transporter substrate-binding protein translates to MKKLLVGVLMATLALGAVARNGAWVDEIVMTEVVQLGEGVAKLAAGDLDVYAFSITDRNLFNQVRANPGLKYYSSFGSYNDLTFNNGGAGGAFFSDGRLNPFGVAAIREAMNWLIDRDYIANEIMGGLAIPKYTLINSAFPDAERHRDLIEAVEDYYAYDFAKAEAVVTAEMEKLGAVKVDGKWTYNGKPVEIIGLIRSEDERTGIGNYFCDQLEKLGFTTVRRIARSADLAPLWQRTNPEEGKFSFYTGGWVGGIVDRDVGDNFDQFYSNRVMPYAQWVQAPWPEDLLTYSDRLARKDYTTMDERAALLEQMVWAALKFSNMIWVVDRTGFNPVVADLFLAADVAGGIYYSTEVGPTIQYQKDGVPVEGGTVRLAMPTLLQQPWNPLNGSNFVYDMFPIRITSDTGVATDTRDGLFWPKRIEKAEITVLKGLPVAATLPWVTLNFVDKIEVPGDAWVDWDAANQRFITVAEKYPNGLPEEMAPKRYSRVYYPADMFQTVKLHDGSPISVADFVMFMILTFDQGKPESAIYDEVMVPELEQTLRSLCGVKIVSTDPLIIDYYSTIWYLDAEWAVADWWPYYSQGPGFWHVLAVSILAEANKELAMSEAKADLLGVEWTNLIAGPSLSILAKYLDEAIATTYIPYAPTLGQYITAAEAQARYANLKKWYEEKGHFWVADGPFYLEKAYTTEKIIVLKRFEDHPDPAGRFDFLLQPKQ, encoded by the coding sequence ATGAAGAAGCTACTCGTAGGGGTGTTGATGGCGACCCTGGCGCTGGGGGCCGTAGCCCGCAATGGCGCGTGGGTTGACGAGATCGTGATGACGGAAGTCGTGCAGCTTGGTGAGGGCGTGGCAAAGCTCGCTGCCGGTGATCTTGATGTTTACGCATTCTCGATCACCGACCGCAACCTGTTCAACCAGGTGCGGGCGAACCCCGGGCTGAAGTACTATAGCTCGTTCGGTTCCTACAACGACCTCACGTTCAACAACGGGGGGGCGGGGGGCGCGTTCTTCAGCGATGGGCGCCTGAACCCGTTCGGGGTGGCCGCGATCCGCGAGGCGATGAACTGGCTCATTGACCGCGACTACATCGCCAACGAGATCATGGGGGGCCTCGCCATCCCCAAGTACACCTTGATCAACTCCGCGTTCCCGGATGCGGAACGGCACCGCGACCTGATCGAGGCCGTGGAGGACTACTACGCCTACGACTTCGCCAAGGCGGAGGCCGTCGTCACCGCTGAGATGGAGAAGCTCGGTGCGGTGAAGGTGGACGGGAAGTGGACGTACAACGGGAAGCCGGTCGAGATCATCGGCCTCATCCGCAGCGAGGATGAGCGCACCGGGATCGGGAACTACTTCTGCGACCAGCTGGAGAAGCTCGGGTTCACGACGGTGCGCCGGATCGCGCGGAGCGCGGATCTCGCCCCGCTGTGGCAGCGCACCAACCCCGAGGAAGGGAAGTTCAGCTTCTACACCGGCGGCTGGGTGGGCGGCATCGTGGACCGGGATGTGGGCGACAACTTCGACCAGTTCTACTCGAACCGCGTCATGCCCTACGCGCAGTGGGTCCAGGCCCCGTGGCCGGAGGACCTCCTCACCTACTCTGACCGGCTGGCCCGGAAGGACTACACCACCATGGACGAGCGGGCTGCTCTCCTTGAGCAGATGGTGTGGGCGGCCCTGAAGTTCTCGAACATGATCTGGGTCGTTGACCGCACGGGGTTCAACCCGGTCGTGGCGGACCTCTTCCTCGCGGCGGACGTGGCGGGCGGCATCTACTACTCCACGGAAGTCGGCCCCACCATCCAGTACCAGAAGGATGGGGTGCCGGTGGAGGGGGGGACGGTCCGGCTCGCCATGCCGACGCTCCTTCAGCAGCCGTGGAACCCCCTCAACGGGTCGAACTTCGTGTACGACATGTTCCCGATCCGCATCACCTCCGACACGGGCGTCGCCACCGACACGCGGGACGGGCTCTTCTGGCCGAAGCGGATCGAGAAGGCGGAGATCACCGTCCTCAAGGGGCTCCCGGTTGCGGCAACCCTGCCGTGGGTGACCCTCAACTTTGTGGACAAGATCGAGGTCCCGGGTGACGCGTGGGTGGACTGGGACGCCGCGAACCAAAGGTTCATCACCGTGGCGGAGAAGTACCCGAACGGGCTCCCGGAGGAGATGGCTCCGAAGCGGTACTCCCGGGTCTACTACCCGGCGGACATGTTCCAGACCGTCAAGCTGCACGATGGGAGCCCGATCTCGGTCGCGGACTTCGTGATGTTTATGATCCTCACCTTCGACCAAGGGAAGCCGGAGAGCGCGATCTACGACGAGGTCATGGTGCCGGAGCTTGAGCAGACCCTGCGGTCGCTCTGCGGCGTGAAGATCGTGTCCACGGACCCCCTCATCATTGACTACTACTCGACCATCTGGTACCTCGATGCGGAGTGGGCAGTGGCCGACTGGTGGCCGTACTACTCGCAGGGGCCGGGGTTCTGGCACGTGCTCGCCGTCTCGATCCTCGCTGAGGCGAACAAGGAACTCGCCATGTCGGAGGCCAAGGCGGATCTGTTGGGGGTCGAGTGGACGAACCTCATCGCGGGGCCGTCGCTGTCCATCCTCGCCAAGTACCTCGACGAGGCCATCGCCACCACCTACATCCCCTACGCGCCGACGCTCGGGCAGTACATCACGGCGGCGGAGGCTCAGGCCCGGTACGCGAACCTGAAGAAGTGGTACGAGGAGAAGGGCCACTTCTGGGTCGCCGATGGGCCGTTCTACCTTGAGAAGGCGTACACGACCGAGAAGATCATCGTCCTGAAGAGGTTCGAGGACCACCCCGATCCGGCGGGGCGGTTCGACTTCCTCCTCCAACCGAAGCAGTAG
- a CDS encoding ABC transporter ATP-binding protein — MANDVLLSVKDLHTWYELKKWGFLHAGYVRAVDGVSFSLHRGEALTIVGESGSGKTTLLKTILGLAPKTKGEIVFAGQKLDGKKGRIEQLRSKVGFVQQDPYGALPPFMTVRKILEEPMLINKFGTGAEREQRIREVMEEVRLLPVNDFLAKYPHMLSGGQQQRLVIARAMILQPSLIVADEPVSMLDASVRVEVLELMRRIQTAHNLGVIYITHDLSTVRYFSERVFIMYAAKVVEQAGVDEIVHNSLHPYAKALLAAIPDPDPDNAHRYRDVPSGEPPSLVNPPSGCRFHPRCPVKIEGRCEVEVPPAFEPVKGHFVECWLYKA, encoded by the coding sequence ATGGCCAACGATGTTCTTCTGTCGGTGAAGGATCTCCACACCTGGTACGAGCTCAAGAAGTGGGGGTTCCTCCACGCTGGCTACGTGAGGGCCGTGGACGGGGTCAGCTTCAGCCTGCACCGGGGTGAAGCCCTGACCATCGTCGGGGAAAGCGGGTCCGGGAAGACCACGCTCCTCAAGACGATCCTCGGCCTCGCCCCCAAGACGAAGGGCGAGATCGTGTTCGCCGGCCAGAAGCTCGATGGGAAGAAAGGGAGGATCGAGCAACTCCGGTCCAAGGTCGGTTTCGTTCAGCAGGATCCCTACGGGGCGCTCCCGCCGTTCATGACCGTGCGCAAGATCCTCGAGGAGCCGATGCTCATCAACAAGTTCGGCACGGGGGCCGAGCGCGAGCAGCGGATCCGTGAGGTCATGGAGGAGGTGCGGCTCCTGCCGGTGAACGACTTCCTGGCGAAGTACCCCCACATGCTGTCGGGGGGGCAGCAGCAGCGGCTGGTGATCGCGCGGGCGATGATCCTCCAGCCGTCGCTCATCGTGGCCGATGAGCCGGTGTCCATGCTCGATGCCTCGGTGCGGGTGGAGGTCCTCGAGCTCATGCGGCGCATCCAAACGGCCCACAACCTCGGGGTGATCTACATCACCCACGACCTCTCCACCGTTCGCTACTTCTCCGAGCGCGTGTTCATCATGTACGCGGCGAAGGTGGTGGAGCAGGCCGGGGTGGATGAGATCGTGCACAACAGCCTTCATCCCTATGCGAAAGCCCTCCTCGCCGCGATCCCGGACCCCGATCCCGACAACGCGCACCGGTACCGGGATGTCCCGTCGGGCGAGCCGCCGAGCCTCGTCAACCCGCCGAGCGGGTGCCGGTTCCATCCCCGCTGCCCGGTGAAGATCGAGGGCCGATGCGAGGTGGAAGTGCCCCCGGCCTTCGAGCCGGTAAAGGGCCACTTCGTCGAGTGTTGGCTCTACAAGGCATGA